The genome window GGATACCGGCTCAGTCTGCCAGTTTTCCGAGAAGTTGGGGTCGTTATGAATCACGGTCGCCATGACGCCGCCAAAGAAGGtcagcagaagcaggaggagtCCTTTGGTCAGCAGCTCGTACAGCCATGTGCTGCAGAAAGAGATGAAAATGAGCGCGCCCCGTCGAGAACCATGGTCTGCTGTTGCAAGGAGATGCGCGATGGTTCTCCCTTCGGTGGGGGCGACAGGCCGAAGGCGGACCAGCAATCGgcagacgaggaaggtgAGCAAGCTGATGGAGGCGGCCTGCGCGGTGAATGTGGACTCGGTATTGAGGACATTGATGGCGGTCAAACTCAACGCAGTGACGGCCCACGAGGCTAGAAAGCCAACTGCGAGAAAGGTGGAGATCTGTCCATTGAGGCGGGAGAGGGCAGCCATGGCAAGATAGCATACAGCACAACTCGTGGTTGGTGTGAAGTTGACCTTTCTCACCCTCTGAAACCGGAGATTCAGAGTTTTATATTCTACAGGTGCCGCTTGGCGAACCAATCTAATAGCTTTGGACCCTTGGGCCCTGGATGAGCCGGAAAGCGATAGCGTTAATAGGGCCATCGCCTATTCCCGAATTAGGCGAAGACGAGGCTATTCCAGGCCTAATGTGGAAGGCGGACGCTGCTCAACTGAGACACGCCCCACTGTTCGTCTTTCATCTCCTGTCAGAGTGGaaactccttcatcttcgggtACCTGACGAGTGCTAGGTAGATGTCCAGTGGCAGGCAGACATGGCTGCCTGTCAAGCACGGTTCCAACCTCTCACAGTGAGTGAAAGGTAGCCAGCCAAATATTTTTGGCTCAGAGTTTGCGACGGTAGAGCACCCGGGAACGTCAATAAGAATGAAGTCAGTTATAAGAGCTGAGATAGGAGGATGTACTTTTGCGAAAGGGCACTTATGGAGGACCCGTTGGGCTCTGAGTGATCCTTCCAGGGGCCATTTCGTGTT of Aspergillus luchuensis IFO 4308 DNA, chromosome 7, nearly complete sequence contains these proteins:
- a CDS encoding uncharacterized protein (COG:S;~EggNog:ENOG410PZTD;~TransMembrane:4 (i12-36o42-61i107-124o174-194i);~antiSMASH:Cluster_7.1) — encoded protein: MAALSRLNGQISTFLAVGFLASWAVTALSLTAINVLNTESTFTAQAASISLLTFLVCRLLVRLRPVAPTEGRTIAHLLATADHGSRRGALIFISFCSTWLYELLTKGLLLLLLTFFGGVMATVIHNDPNFSENWQTEPVSDQPQTTTALAEINDFKEKAGFDPTQLFRWIPPQAVVYFIALVWFNFISLGLYILGHALKAFCRILGFTVTRTTSKDAHTVKGRS